GGGGCCACCGACGCCGTGGTCATCGGCTCGCAACTGATCGCTTTCCCCATCGCCGGCGGTCTGGCCACGCTCATCGGCGCCGGGCCGGTCATGCTGGCGGCCGGCGTTCTTCTGACCATCTTCGGGCTGGCCTTCTGGGCCAGGATACCGCGGGACCGGAAAGAGCTTTCATCGGCCGAGCGGTCGGCAGGGGCTGCCAAAGCGGCCGCGAAGATAGACTGAGTCGGAGGTGCTGGGTCCGTGGATCTCATCGTCCGTTGGGCCTTGAACGCCCTGGCCCTCTTGGCCACCACCTACATCGTCCCGGGCATTCACGTCAAGGACTTCCTCGCCGCCCTCATCGCGGCGGCGGTCATCGGCATCGTCAATGCCACCATCCGTCCGGTCATCCTCTTCCTGACCATCCCCATCCGCCTACTGACCCTGGGGATCTTCACCCTCATCGTCAACGCCCTGCTCTTCTGGGCCATCTCGACCCTGCCCCTGGGGCTGTCGATCGACGGCTTCTGGGCGGCCTTTTGGGGGGCCATCGTCCTCTCCTTGATCAGCGGCCTCCTGACCTCGATCATCAAGCATCGCCGCTAGGCCCAAGACCGCCACTGGGCCCAAGACACAAAGCCCGGGAGGGAACCCGCAACGCCTCCAGCCAAACCAGTCAAGCTCATCGCCCTCGACCTCGACGGCACCGTCCTCAACCGCGACCTCCAGATCCACCCGACGACCATCTCCGCCCTGCGGGCGGCTTTGGACCGCGGCCGGTTGGCGACCATCGTCACCGGTCGCATGTTCGCCTCGGCCCGCGTCTACGCCCAGCGCCTCGGCCTCGGCGACATGCCCCTCGTCACCTACAACGGGGGCCTCATCCGGACGGCCGAATCCGAGAAGACCTATTTCCACCTTCCGGTCGACCTGGCTCCGGCGGCCGGGGTGGCCCGCTTGACCAAGGAACTCGACTACAGCCTGAACCTGTACGTTGACGACAAGCTGGTGGTCGAGGAGGTCAAC
This window of the Bacillota bacterium genome carries:
- a CDS encoding phage holin family protein, translating into MDLIVRWALNALALLATTYIVPGIHVKDFLAALIAAAVIGIVNATIRPVILFLTIPIRLLTLGIFTLIVNALLFWAISTLPLGLSIDGFWAAFWGAIVLSLISGLLTSIIKHRR